The Papio anubis isolate 15944 chromosome 1, Panubis1.0, whole genome shotgun sequence genome window below encodes:
- the GJA4 gene encoding gap junction alpha-4 protein, protein MGDWGFLEKLLDQVQEHSTVVGKIWLTVLFIFRILILGLAGESVWGDEQSDFECNTAQPGCTNVCYDQAFPISHIRYWVLQFLFVSTPTLVYLGHVIYLSRREERLRQKEGELRALPAKDPQVERALAAVERQMAKISVAEDGRLRIRGALMGTYVASVLCKSVLEAGFLYGQWRLYGWTMEPVFVCQRAPCPYLVDCFVSRPTEKTIFIIFMLVVGLISLVLNLLELVHLLCRCLSRGMRARQGQDAPPTQGTSSDPYTDQVFFYLPMGQGPSSPPCPTYNGLSSSEQNWANLTTEERLASSRPPLFLDPPPQNDRKSPSRPSSSASKKQYV, encoded by the coding sequence ATGGGTGACTGGGGCTTCCTGGAGAAGCTGCTGGACCAGGTCCAGGAGCACTCGACTGTGGTGGGCAAGATCTGGCTGACGGTGCTCTTCATCTTCCGCATCCTCATCCTGGGCCTAGCCGGCGAGTCAGTGTGGGGTGACGAGCAGTCAGACTTCGAGTGTAACACGGCCCAGCCAGGCTGCACCAACGTCTGCTATGACCAGGCCTTCCCCATCTCCCACATCCGCTACTGGGTGCTGCAGTTCCTCTTCGTCAGCACGCCCACCCTGGTCTACCTGGGCCATGTCATTTACCTGTCTCGGCGAGAAGAGCGGCTACGGCAGAAGGAGGGGGAGCTGCGGGCACTGCCAGCCAAGGACCCACAGGTGGAGCGGGCACTGGCGGCCGTAGAGCGTCAGATGGCCAAGATCTCGGTGGCGGAAGATGGTCGCCTGCGCATCCGCGGAGCGCTGATGGGCACCTATGTGGCCAGCGTGCTCTGCAAGAGCGTGCTAGAGGCAGGCTTCCTCTATGGCCAGTGGCGCCTGTACGGCTGGACCATGGAGCCCGTGTTTGTGTGCCAGCGAGCACCCTGCCCCTACCTCGTGGACTGCTTTGTCTCTCGCCCCACGGAGAAAaccatcttcatcatcttcatgttgGTGGTTGGACTCATCTCCCTGGTGCTTAACCTGCTGGAGTTGGTGCACCTGCTGTGTCGCTGCCTCAGCCGGGGAATGAGGGCACGGCAGGGCCAAGATGCACCCCCGACCCAGGGTACCTCCTCAGACCCTTACACGGACCAGGTCTTCTTCTACCTCCCCATGGGCCAGGGGCCCTCATCCCCGCCATGCCCCACCTACAATGGGCTCTCATCCAGCGAGCAGAACTGGGCCAACCTGACCACGGAGGAGAGGCTGGCTTCTTCCAGGCCCCCTCTCTTCCTGGACCCACCCCCTCAGAATGACCGAAAATCCCCCAGTCGCCCCAGCAGCTCTGCTTCTAAGAAGCAGTATGTATAG